Proteins from a single region of Scylla paramamosain isolate STU-SP2022 chromosome 13, ASM3559412v1, whole genome shotgun sequence:
- the LOC135106334 gene encoding synaptic vesicle membrane protein VAT-1 homolog-like, whose translation MDTQPNAETKGEAAAEAKPAQEAGQQDSKAGEAEAPKEMRAVILNGFGGLKSVKIVRRPEPALADGEVLIRVQLCGVSFQDVMVRQGVTEAPPKTPFILGFECAGVVAAVADDVENVKVGDRVVALPDHRAWAELVPVPAKYVYPVPEAMPLQEAAAVTLSYTVAYLLVHDLANITSNHTVLLHSAGGAVGQAVCALLQDIGGVTVVGIASKNKHEDLKSSVTHIIDRSSDVHAEVRKVCPEGVDVVLDSQGGEECNRGYTLLKPLGRYILFGSSSIVTGETKSILSVVKSWWQVDKVSPLRLYEDNRGIIGFNLRRLLHHQPGGHEKVRNVVETVYKLWQSGVVKAHIDSTYALEDVTDAMTKMHDRKNVGKLLLDLSMEPRPRPTTPAKTKKEEKKEDKENEKDKEKDSKDSKEKDSKEDAKTDKEEEVKDAKK comes from the exons ATGGACACGCAGCCAAACGCAGAGACCAAGGGCGAGGCTGCAGCTGAAGCCAAGCCGGCGCAAGAAGCAGGGCAGCAGGACAGTAAGGCTGGGGAAGCAGAGGCACCGAAGGAGATGAGAGCGGTGATTCTGAATGGCTTCGGTGGATTGAAATCGGTTAAAATTGTGCGACGTCCTGAACCCGCCCTGGCTGATGGGGAGGTGCTGATCCGCGTCCAGCTGTG TGGCGTGAGCTTCCAGGATGTGATGGTGCGTCAAGGAGTGACGGAAGCACCTCCAAAGACCCCATTCATCCTGGGGTTTGAGTGTGCTGGTGTGGTGGCTGCTGTGGCAGATGATGTGGAGAATGTAAAG GTTGGGGACAGAGTGGTGGCTCTGCCTGACCATCGTGCCTGGGCTGAGCTGGTGCCAGTGCCTGCTAAGTATGTTTATCCAGTGCCTGAGGCAATGCCCCTACAG GAGGCAGCTGCTGTGACCCTGAGCTACACTGTTGCTTACTTGCTGGTCCATGACCTGGCCAACATCACCTCAAATCATACAGTCTTGCTGCACTCAGCTGGAGGTGCTGTG GGCCAGGCAGTATGTGCACTGCTTCAGGATATTGGAGGAGTCACTGTGGTGGGCATTGCATCCAAGAACAAACATGAAGACCTCAAGTCCTCCGTCACTCATATAATTGATCGCTCCAGTGATGTCCATGCTGAAGTCCGAAA AGTGTGCCCAGAAGGGGTGGATGTGGTGCTGGATTCACAGGGTGGAGAGGAATGCAACCGGGGCTACACACTTCTCAAGCCTCTTGGGCGCTAtatcctttttg GTTCATCAAGCATTGTGACAGGAGAGACAAAGAGCATCTTAAGTGTTGTGAAATCG TGGTGGCAGGTGGACAAAGTGTCTCCCTTGCGACTGTATGAGGACAACAGGGGCATCATTGGCTTCAACCTGCGccgcctccttcaccatcaG CCTGGTGGTCATGAAAAGGTGAGGAATGTGGTGGAGACTGTGTACAAGTTATGGCAGAGTGGAGTTGTGAAGGCCCACATTGACTCCACATATGCCCTTGAGGAT GTGACTGATGCCATGACAAAGATGCATGATAGGAAGAATGTTGGCAAGCTTCTGCTGGATCTCTCAATGGAGCCCAGACCCCGCCCCACCACCCCTgccaaaacaaaaaaggaagaaaagaaggaagacaaggaaaatgaaaaagacaaagaaaaagactcCAAGGATTCAAAGGAAAAGGATTCAAAGGAAGATGCAAAAactgataaggaagaagaggtgaaagatGCTAAAAAGTAA
- the LOC135106335 gene encoding uncharacterized protein LOC135106335 has product MADKAAAKSSNPLEDLVTRLKPDKMSGRMMKYPYTFTGKIAQFPWGYYTKNVWLFKYYGFGVAACIPIFMWIQKMSNSPENVAKFEAKKKAEAEHH; this is encoded by the exons ATGGCTGACAAAGCTGCTGCCAAGAG TTCAAACCCTCTTGAGGACCTGGTGACCCGCCTGAAGCCTGACAAGATGAGTGGCCGCATGATGAAGTATCCGTATACTTTCACTGGCAAAATTGCCCAGTTCCCTTGGGGATACTACACAAAGAATGTTTGGCTCTTCAAGTACTATGGGTTTGGAGTTGCAGCTTGTATCCCCATTTTCATGTGGATCCAGAAGATGT caaaTTCTCCCGAGAACGTAGCCAAATTTGAGGCTAAGAAAAAAGCTGAAGCTGAACACCATTAG